Proteins found in one Paenibacillus wynnii genomic segment:
- a CDS encoding CynX/NimT family MFS transporter codes for MKVRQQEEKVMKIGASRPKLNRLWLVLGIIVIAAALRAPFTSVGTLIEMIKEDLELSNTLAGLITTLPLLAFALVSPFAPKLARRFGIANVLLMAMLLLSVGILVRSGSGAGLLFIGTAMLGISIAVCNVLLPGLIKGKFPRKIGLMTGIYTVSMNLCAAFAAGISVPLASQTSFGWRGTLAMWFVLVALATMLWIPQIRVLGISSVSSKSLPSQNIWRSPLAWQVSFFMGLQSLLYYVLIAWFSVILGERGMSSSHAGWILSLMQLAQLPFTFFVPLFAGRMKNQRSLVVITFVLYVTGISGIWLGSSSWMSVWAICIGIAGGFAFGLVMMFFSLRTKTTQEAAELSGMAQSVGYLLAAAGPALFGWLHDFTHSWDLPLILLLGASVMLLLVGLGAGKNRFVGDA; via the coding sequence ATGAAAGTTCGGCAGCAAGAAGAGAAGGTTATGAAAATAGGCGCATCACGTCCCAAACTGAATCGCTTATGGCTCGTACTGGGTATTATTGTTATCGCGGCGGCTTTGCGAGCTCCCTTTACGTCGGTGGGCACTTTAATAGAAATGATCAAAGAAGATTTGGAGTTATCCAATACTCTGGCTGGATTAATCACTACACTACCGTTACTGGCTTTCGCACTGGTGTCTCCCTTTGCGCCCAAGTTGGCCCGACGTTTTGGAATAGCTAATGTATTATTAATGGCTATGCTGCTGCTGAGTGTAGGTATTCTGGTAAGGTCAGGTTCGGGAGCTGGACTGCTGTTCATCGGAACGGCTATGCTTGGAATCTCGATTGCAGTATGCAATGTGCTCCTGCCGGGTTTAATTAAAGGGAAATTCCCCCGGAAAATCGGCTTAATGACAGGTATTTATACCGTGTCCATGAACCTATGCGCTGCCTTTGCCGCCGGAATAAGTGTGCCGCTGGCAAGTCAGACCAGCTTCGGCTGGCGAGGCACATTAGCCATGTGGTTCGTATTAGTGGCCTTGGCAACGATGTTATGGATCCCTCAGATACGAGTATTAGGTATTTCGAGTGTGAGCAGCAAATCCTTACCCTCCCAAAATATATGGCGCTCACCTTTGGCCTGGCAGGTTAGTTTTTTTATGGGCTTGCAGTCGCTGTTATACTACGTTCTAATTGCCTGGTTTTCAGTTATTCTCGGAGAACGGGGGATGAGTTCCAGTCATGCAGGCTGGATTCTTTCACTGATGCAGCTGGCCCAACTGCCGTTTACGTTTTTTGTGCCATTATTTGCAGGTCGGATGAAAAATCAACGCAGCTTGGTCGTCATAACTTTCGTTCTTTATGTTACCGGGATTAGCGGAATCTGGCTTGGCAGCAGCTCATGGATGTCCGTATGGGCCATATGCATCGGTATAGCGGGTGGATTTGCCTTTGGTTTGGTCATGATGTTTTTTAGTCTGCGCACAAAAACCACCCAAGAAGCGGCTGAGCTTTCCGGGATGGCTCAATCTGTGGGTTATTTATTAGCAGCAGCGGGGCCGGCCTTGTTCGGATGGCTCCATGATTTCACGCATAGCTGGGATCTGCCGCTTATATTGCTGCTGGGTGCTAGTGTTATGCTGCTGCTAGTTGGACTTGGAGCTGGAAAAAACCGATTCGTGGGGGATGCATAG
- a CDS encoding class I SAM-dependent methyltransferase: MKQRWNAGNYDSDMAFVSQYGESLMDLLNPKPGEQILDWGCGTGDLAAAIDARGANVTGIDTSAEMIHTARSKYPQITFVEADGQSYVSETPVDAIFSNAALHWLLDDNGTAASISASLRTNGRFIAEFGGQGNIDSIVNSLPHAFAAIGCLDKLQLPWYFPSIGEYTTLLESHGLTVQLALCFDRPTPLEAGVQGFARWMNTFANGILCVLTPSEREEVIEYMEKELKPSLYQEERWLMDYRRIRIVAYKR, translated from the coding sequence ATGAAACAGCGTTGGAATGCAGGGAATTATGATTCGGATATGGCCTTTGTCTCTCAATATGGGGAATCCCTGATGGATTTACTAAATCCGAAACCGGGAGAGCAAATTCTGGATTGGGGCTGCGGGACTGGAGATTTAGCCGCCGCTATAGATGCTCGAGGCGCAAATGTAACGGGCATAGACACCTCTGCCGAAATGATCCATACAGCTCGCAGTAAATATCCTCAGATAACCTTTGTAGAAGCTGACGGCCAATCTTATGTGTCAGAGACTCCAGTGGATGCAATCTTTAGCAATGCCGCTTTACATTGGCTGCTGGATGATAACGGGACCGCCGCCTCCATCTCTGCAAGCCTACGGACGAACGGTCGTTTTATTGCAGAGTTTGGCGGTCAGGGCAATATTGACTCCATCGTTAACAGTCTGCCGCATGCCTTTGCAGCTATTGGCTGTTTAGATAAACTGCAACTCCCTTGGTATTTTCCGAGCATTGGTGAATATACCACACTGTTGGAGAGCCACGGTCTGACCGTACAGCTGGCCCTCTGCTTCGATCGCCCTACCCCGCTAGAGGCTGGGGTGCAAGGATTCGCGCGGTGGATGAATACTTTTGCAAATGGGATTCTATGTGTACTTACCCCCTCCGAACGCGAAGAGGTTATAGAATATATGGAGAAAGAGCTGAAGCCGTCTCTATACCAGGAAGAACGCTGGTTGATGGACTACCGAAGAATTAGAATAGTCGCTTATAAACGGTAA
- a CDS encoding PAS domain-containing hybrid sensor histidine kinase/response regulator, translating into MSDFSYEQLFLRSSIGYAVVSTADGSLIRSNSALCTMLGYTEAELLNIRYLDIAYSVDKRPSDHETIMNYFEQRPGEAIDVEKQFLRKDGEVIWVALHIFLILDELIGKPQYMIAEISDITDRKLAEKKVEENQYLYNLITRNTPDMISFGDPDGTVTYVSPSVEKLLGYPAHEVIGRKRPEFYHAEDAVEMTEKGKLYSDKDVYTRRIRHKDGHYLWIESSFQVMRNSDGDVEQVLTIARDITDRKKHEDMLAKAQSLSQMGSWEWDVANKRSTVSRGMRHIFGFTEDNSNHSTYGPETLRAWIEPDDYPIVLAAVLPTLKNGVHGQVIFRIRTPEGVQKLIDAHWEAVLDEAGNTVQINGVVQDITERYEMEEQLRESERNYRLISENSLDFISRNAADTDATFLYASTICLSMFGYTPEEMVGTKGFGYIHPDDTDRVQTYLRDSMDETKHEPVVFRFLRKDGSYIWVETTVRYIYTGEGEIQELICVTRDIAERKQYELKLQESQNRYKSLFDYNPSAISAMDLQGRTLSVNSSLQYLTGYSKESLLMSDYNEIIDTEELEKANERFQRAASGLAQIFESRLIHREGHAVEVSVIYVPIMVNNQVVGVFGITSDITERKRHLEQIEKLSYEHALILNSVSEGIFGMNLEGATMFINPAAEQMLGYERGEWSVTNKLHTIQQTWLDSTPYSGGQKILIPSFTENTSYEEREGVFWRQDGSSFLVKYRMTPLYDNGEQKGTVVVFRDITEEKEIVRAKESAEQADRAKSEFLAIMSHELRTPMNGIIGMADLLSGTELDDEQLYYTQIINKSGESLLHILNEVLDFSKIEAGMMTLELQMVDIRNVMQSVIDIFYPKVVEKGLTLLNEIDPLLPSLIVTDETRLRQILVNLVGNAVKFTEAGDINISVELLSPLNSGNSILKFTVKDTGIGIPIESQGLLFQSFSQLHPSINRKYGGTGLGLAISKKLTELLGGIIGVDSREGEGSEFYFTVQVSLPGEERVQSKTLSSPDVEGGTDIVEEVNAGGEYGPLSILIAEDHPVNRQLLQVYLQRRGYTPDMVQNGEEAVQAVLSRSYDLVFMDIQMPIMDGIEATGIIREKLGHFPVIIAATAFARKGDKEMCLKAGMQDFISKPIHVRELDRVLNEWSARIRR; encoded by the coding sequence TTGTCTGATTTTAGTTATGAACAGTTATTTTTACGATCTTCCATCGGTTATGCGGTAGTCTCTACGGCGGATGGGTCTTTAATTCGTTCCAACTCAGCACTTTGCACAATGCTTGGCTACACAGAAGCTGAGCTTTTAAATATTCGTTATCTGGATATTGCTTATTCTGTAGATAAGCGTCCCAGTGACCATGAAACCATTATGAACTATTTTGAGCAGAGGCCTGGTGAGGCTATAGATGTAGAAAAACAGTTTCTGCGCAAGGATGGTGAGGTTATCTGGGTCGCTTTGCATATCTTTTTAATCTTGGATGAACTCATCGGTAAACCGCAATATATGATTGCTGAAATATCTGATATTACTGACCGCAAGCTGGCGGAGAAAAAAGTTGAAGAGAACCAATATTTATATAATTTGATTACGCGGAATACGCCAGATATGATTTCCTTTGGGGATCCAGATGGGACGGTTACCTATGTCTCTCCTTCGGTTGAGAAGCTTCTAGGTTACCCGGCTCATGAAGTGATCGGTCGCAAAAGACCGGAGTTTTACCATGCAGAGGATGCCGTTGAAATGACGGAAAAGGGTAAGCTCTACTCGGATAAAGATGTATATACCCGCAGGATTCGCCATAAAGATGGACATTATTTATGGATTGAGTCCTCCTTTCAGGTGATGCGGAATTCCGATGGAGATGTGGAACAGGTTCTGACGATTGCTCGGGATATCACAGATCGGAAGAAACATGAGGATATGCTGGCAAAAGCCCAATCTCTCTCCCAGATGGGTTCCTGGGAATGGGATGTGGCTAATAAACGTTCTACTGTGTCTAGGGGAATGCGGCATATTTTTGGGTTTACTGAAGATAACAGCAACCATTCAACGTATGGTCCAGAGACTCTTCGTGCCTGGATAGAGCCGGATGATTATCCAATTGTGCTGGCGGCCGTTCTACCTACACTTAAGAATGGAGTCCATGGACAGGTGATATTCCGAATTAGAACCCCAGAGGGTGTCCAGAAGCTTATTGATGCCCACTGGGAGGCCGTATTGGATGAGGCAGGAAATACAGTTCAAATCAATGGTGTGGTTCAGGATATTACAGAACGCTATGAGATGGAGGAACAACTCCGGGAGAGTGAACGGAATTATCGCCTAATCTCAGAGAACTCTCTAGACTTTATTTCCCGCAACGCAGCGGATACGGACGCAACCTTTTTATATGCATCAACTATTTGTTTGTCGATGTTCGGATACACACCCGAAGAAATGGTCGGAACAAAAGGGTTCGGATATATTCATCCCGACGATACTGATCGAGTGCAGACCTATTTGCGTGACTCTATGGATGAGACCAAACACGAACCTGTTGTATTCCGTTTTCTACGTAAGGACGGCTCGTATATATGGGTGGAAACTACCGTTAGGTATATCTATACAGGTGAAGGGGAAATACAGGAACTCATCTGCGTAACCCGTGACATCGCGGAACGGAAGCAATATGAATTGAAGCTTCAGGAGAGCCAGAATCGCTATAAGTCCCTTTTCGACTATAACCCTTCTGCGATCAGTGCGATGGATTTACAGGGGCGAACCCTTTCTGTGAATTCCAGTCTTCAATATTTGACGGGCTACTCTAAAGAGAGCCTGCTAATGTCCGATTACAACGAAATTATTGATACGGAAGAATTGGAAAAAGCTAATGAACGTTTTCAAAGGGCCGCGAGCGGACTTGCCCAAATTTTTGAAAGCAGGTTGATCCACCGGGAAGGACATGCGGTTGAGGTTAGTGTAATTTATGTTCCAATTATGGTGAACAACCAAGTGGTAGGGGTATTCGGCATTACAAGTGACATCACCGAGCGGAAACGTCATCTGGAGCAAATCGAGAAGCTTAGTTATGAACACGCGCTTATTTTGAACTCCGTCTCAGAGGGGATTTTTGGGATGAATCTGGAGGGAGCTACCATGTTCATCAATCCGGCTGCCGAACAGATGCTGGGATATGAACGGGGGGAGTGGTCCGTTACGAATAAGCTTCATACGATCCAACAGACCTGGCTGGACAGCACCCCTTATTCGGGAGGACAGAAAATATTAATCCCGTCATTCACTGAAAACACTTCTTACGAAGAAAGAGAAGGCGTATTCTGGAGGCAGGACGGCTCGAGTTTTCTAGTTAAGTATCGGATGACCCCTCTTTATGACAACGGGGAACAGAAAGGTACGGTGGTGGTCTTCAGAGATATCACCGAGGAGAAGGAGATCGTACGGGCCAAGGAGTCGGCAGAGCAGGCGGATCGGGCGAAGTCAGAGTTTCTGGCGATAATGAGTCATGAGCTTCGGACGCCTATGAACGGGATCATTGGGATGGCGGATTTGCTCTCGGGCACAGAGCTTGATGATGAGCAGTTATATTACACGCAGATTATTAATAAGAGTGGCGAGTCGTTGCTGCATATTCTGAATGAAGTGTTGGATTTCAGCAAAATCGAAGCCGGTATGATGACTCTGGAGCTGCAGATGGTGGATATTCGCAATGTTATGCAGAGCGTTATAGATATCTTTTATCCCAAAGTTGTGGAGAAAGGGTTGACCCTGCTTAACGAGATCGACCCACTCCTTCCCTCGTTAATAGTGACTGATGAAACCAGGCTGCGGCAAATCCTCGTGAATCTAGTGGGGAATGCTGTGAAATTTACAGAGGCGGGAGATATCAACATTTCCGTGGAGCTCTTATCACCCTTGAATTCAGGCAATTCTATTCTTAAGTTTACGGTTAAGGACACGGGGATCGGTATCCCGATCGAGAGTCAAGGGCTGCTATTCCAATCTTTCTCTCAATTACACCCTTCTATCAATCGGAAATACGGTGGAACAGGGTTAGGACTGGCTATCAGTAAAAAACTAACTGAGCTGCTCGGAGGAATTATCGGTGTGGACAGTCGTGAGGGTGAGGGTTCAGAGTTTTACTTCACGGTGCAGGTGTCGCTTCCAGGAGAGGAAAGAGTTCAGAGTAAGACTCTCAGTTCCCCAGATGTAGAAGGTGGGACTGATATCGTTGAAGAGGTAAATGCCGGAGGTGAGTATGGACCACTATCCATTCTGATTGCTGAGGATCATCCCGTGAACAGGCAGCTGCTTCAAGTATATTTGCAAAGAAGAGGTTATACACCGGATATGGTCCAAAACGGGGAAGAGGCGGTACAGGCCGTACTCAGCCGATCCTATGATTTGGTATTCATGGATATTCAGATGCCTATAATGGATGGGATAGAGGCTACAGGAATTATACGTGAGAAGCTGGGGCATTTCCCAGTTATTATTGCGGCAACAGCCTTCGCCAGAAAAGGTGACAAAGAGATGTGTCTTAAGGCCGGTATGCAGGACTTTATATCCAAACCGATTCATGTCAGGGAGCTCGATCGAGTACTGAATGAGTGGTCAGCCCGCATCCGTAGGTAA
- a CDS encoding TIGR03943 family putative permease subunit produces the protein MNDSRSIRMHYSLRAFILLSFALYIGHLVHQDTLHYYVTPKLASLVKLCPIPLAAMAFSLTVQALFGKSSALCNCDQHLPRSNLRSITLYSLFLFPLLLGFLLPDRALGSVSASKKGVSLSYVASEQKFMSSDPYQEEFAKLAKILYEQPVISVYPEIFSETFGAIDRYRQAFEGKEIIVSGFLYPNETAAHDHSFAVSRFLVQCCTADATPFGIMVNPGTPISLPADTWIEVRGKLHIVPYKGQEIMQINAMSITPISQPSTPYIYTSPDSVEAWNKLENASGGASEQASVK, from the coding sequence ATGAATGACTCTCGCAGCATCCGTATGCATTATTCTCTCAGGGCATTCATCCTGCTGTCCTTCGCCCTTTATATCGGTCATCTGGTCCATCAGGATACTCTTCATTATTATGTAACACCTAAGCTGGCAAGCTTGGTCAAGCTCTGTCCAATACCGTTGGCGGCGATGGCCTTCAGCCTGACTGTTCAGGCCTTGTTCGGCAAAAGCAGCGCTTTATGCAACTGTGATCAGCATCTACCCCGGTCTAACCTAAGGAGCATAACCCTATACAGTTTATTTTTATTCCCATTGCTGCTCGGCTTCTTGCTGCCTGATCGTGCTTTAGGAAGTGTATCTGCCTCCAAAAAAGGAGTTTCCTTATCCTACGTAGCTTCAGAGCAGAAATTCATGTCCTCTGATCCGTATCAGGAGGAATTTGCTAAACTTGCAAAAATCCTATACGAACAGCCCGTTATTTCAGTGTATCCTGAGATTTTCTCTGAAACTTTTGGCGCTATAGATAGATATAGGCAGGCCTTTGAAGGGAAAGAAATCATCGTTTCCGGCTTCTTGTACCCGAATGAAACCGCAGCCCATGATCATTCATTTGCGGTAAGCAGATTTCTGGTGCAGTGCTGCACCGCTGATGCTACCCCATTTGGAATAATGGTAAACCCGGGTACACCAATAAGCCTGCCCGCGGATACCTGGATAGAGGTCCGGGGCAAGCTTCATATCGTACCGTACAAAGGCCAGGAAATCATGCAAATTAATGCCATGTCTATCACACCGATTTCTCAGCCGTCTACGCCTTACATTTATACAAGCCCCGACTCCGTTGAAGCATGGAATAAATTAGAGAATGCTAGCGGCGGCGCTTCAGAACAAGCCTCAGTAAAATAG
- a CDS encoding permease: protein MNTFTPIKILPLLLPAAFLIILSIVWLPEHQALLDNAYIDSFKIALIGILLEALPFVLAGALISSLLRVFIPDEMISRWIPKRPIPAIIFACLLGVIFPICECGMIPLVRRLIHKGMPVYVAVVFILSGPILNPVVYGATLTAFRSHPDLAYSRMGLAFCVACIIGLAVYATVKKSPLRLTVKRETEETHQRSFRGGKLVSIFVHTSDEFFEMGKYLIIGCLLTSAIQTFMVHDSLVAIGEKPLGSYFFMMGLAFVLSLCSTSDAFVASTFLHTFPPGSLLAFMVLGPMLDFKNSLMLMALFKTKFALYLFFLIFSGVFIGSVLFSIWL, encoded by the coding sequence TTGAATACCTTTACTCCAATTAAAATCTTGCCGTTGCTCCTTCCCGCTGCGTTTCTGATCATCCTTAGCATCGTCTGGCTGCCAGAGCATCAAGCACTATTGGACAATGCGTACATCGACTCTTTTAAAATAGCCCTTATCGGGATTTTGCTGGAGGCACTTCCGTTTGTCCTAGCAGGAGCTCTGATCTCTTCATTACTTCGGGTATTTATTCCTGATGAGATGATTTCGCGGTGGATTCCCAAGCGGCCGATTCCTGCGATTATATTTGCTTGTCTGCTCGGCGTCATCTTTCCTATATGTGAATGCGGTATGATTCCTCTCGTCCGGCGATTAATCCATAAGGGAATGCCTGTCTACGTAGCTGTTGTATTCATTCTATCCGGACCCATTCTGAATCCGGTCGTGTATGGAGCAACCTTAACAGCATTTCGCAGTCATCCAGACCTGGCCTACTCCCGGATGGGATTAGCTTTTTGCGTAGCCTGCATCATTGGACTGGCGGTTTACGCTACAGTTAAAAAGTCACCCCTCCGCCTGACGGTTAAGCGGGAAACAGAAGAAACACATCAACGCAGCTTTCGCGGGGGCAAGCTGGTTTCCATCTTTGTGCATACATCTGATGAGTTTTTTGAGATGGGAAAATACTTGATCATAGGCTGCCTGTTAACCTCTGCCATTCAGACCTTTATGGTTCATGACAGTCTGGTCGCTATTGGGGAAAAACCGCTTGGATCGTACTTTTTTATGATGGGATTGGCCTTTGTCCTCTCTCTCTGCTCTACTTCGGATGCCTTTGTGGCTTCAACCTTTCTGCACACTTTCCCTCCCGGTTCACTGCTAGCCTTTATGGTACTGGGACCTATGCTGGATTTCAAGAATTCGTTGATGCTAATGGCCTTATTTAAGACCAAATTTGCTTTGTATTTGTTCTTCCTGATCTTCTCCGGCGTTTTTATTGGCTCTGTGCTCTTTTCTATTTGGCTTTGA
- a CDS encoding CobW family GTP-binding protein: protein MKIPVIILSGFLGSGKTTLLLSMLKESKERGVQPGVLMNELGKRDVDGYIVQEHTGTNVEKLLDGCVCCSRKEELLDSLLVLIKRRPDVIYIELTGVANPEEIEKTLQEASLREKLALHYTVTMLDAENALENNSRLSADKQLIRTMRKQLTTADLIVINKSDLVEPEALWKIEKLVRKHNREAEIVFTHYSKINLTPLLAGIAPQPLYTPAPQRAPQAFKGATLKRSYTEQGNVAVKETEEAQHVSFSQVAAVTLTFPQAGSKVLTRQQLEEFFQEWGSSLLRAKGHVHLSEQETVQLVQYAGMNTTWEASRYPGLPYVVFIGMNLNEALLATRWSALFNS, encoded by the coding sequence ATGAAAATACCAGTGATTATACTTAGCGGGTTCCTCGGGAGTGGTAAAACCACCTTGCTGTTGTCGATGTTGAAGGAAAGTAAGGAAAGAGGCGTTCAGCCGGGTGTCCTGATGAATGAGCTTGGGAAGCGGGATGTAGACGGGTATATCGTACAGGAGCATACGGGAACAAATGTGGAAAAGCTGTTGGATGGATGTGTATGCTGCAGCCGCAAGGAGGAGCTTCTGGACAGTCTGCTGGTGTTGATCAAACGGCGTCCGGATGTCATATATATTGAACTTACCGGTGTGGCAAATCCCGAAGAAATCGAAAAAACACTGCAAGAGGCATCCTTGAGGGAAAAACTGGCATTGCATTATACCGTGACCATGCTTGATGCCGAGAATGCTCTGGAAAATAACAGCCGCTTATCAGCCGATAAACAGCTTATTCGGACGATGCGCAAGCAGCTAACGACGGCCGATCTGATCGTCATAAATAAAAGTGACTTGGTCGAACCCGAAGCATTGTGGAAGATTGAAAAGTTAGTCCGTAAACACAATAGAGAAGCGGAGATTGTATTTACCCATTACAGTAAGATTAATTTGACACCCCTGCTTGCAGGAATTGCTCCGCAACCGCTTTATACTCCCGCTCCACAGCGTGCTCCGCAAGCCTTTAAAGGGGCTACACTGAAGAGATCCTATACTGAGCAGGGAAATGTAGCTGTCAAGGAAACAGAAGAAGCGCAGCATGTATCCTTCTCGCAAGTAGCCGCCGTAACGTTAACTTTTCCACAGGCGGGGTCCAAGGTGCTTACGAGGCAACAGCTGGAGGAGTTCTTTCAGGAGTGGGGCAGCAGTCTGCTGCGGGCTAAGGGGCATGTTCATCTATCCGAACAGGAAACGGTACAGCTTGTTCAATATGCAGGTATGAATACAACCTGGGAAGCCTCACGATATCCCGGTCTGCCTTATGTTGTGTTTATTGGCATGAATCTAAATGAAGCACTTCTGGCGACACGGTGGTCGGCCTTGTTCAATTCTTGA
- the rpmG gene encoding 50S ribosomal protein L33, whose protein sequence is MRVIITLACTETGDRNYTTTKNKRNQPGRLEMKKYCPRLKRVTLHRETR, encoded by the coding sequence ATGCGGGTAATCATTACTTTGGCATGCACGGAAACAGGTGACCGCAATTACACCACCACCAAGAATAAGAGAAATCAGCCGGGTCGGCTTGAAATGAAAAAGTACTGCCCCCGTCTAAAAAGAGTTACTCTTCACCGTGAGACCCGGTAG
- a CDS encoding GTP-binding protein has protein sequence MKKIPVTVLSGYLGSGKTTLLNHILHNRDGLKVAVIVNDMSEVNVDANLIKSGNSLSRTEEKLVEMSNGCICCTLRDDLLREVQKLAEDGKFDYILIESSGISEPVPVAQTFTYANPELDIDLTTLTQLDTMVTVVDANRFWQDFASGDSLLDRNQTAGEDDFRDIADLLVDQIETCDVLLLNKCDLVDEEELSKLEVVLRKLQPSAKIIRTVKGVVDPQEILNTGLFDFETTSLSSGWITELSKEGHTPESEEYGITSFVYRRRAPFHPQRLNEFFSNWPEEVVRAKGLVWLAAEGDVAASLSQAGPSIQFGPAGYWLATMPEDQQLEVLESEPEVKAKWDKQWGDRLNELVFIGLSLERSVIEARLDSCLLTQEEMGQDWSTFENPLPWPVVEWLAAAMD, from the coding sequence ATGAAAAAAATTCCTGTTACCGTGCTAAGCGGGTATTTGGGCTCAGGGAAAACTACGTTACTGAATCATATTCTGCATAACCGGGATGGACTTAAAGTAGCAGTTATTGTAAATGACATGAGTGAAGTGAATGTGGATGCAAATCTAATCAAATCCGGCAACTCTCTATCCCGTACGGAGGAGAAGCTGGTTGAAATGTCTAATGGATGTATCTGTTGTACACTGCGTGATGACCTGTTGCGGGAGGTTCAGAAGCTAGCTGAAGATGGGAAGTTTGATTATATTCTGATTGAGTCCTCGGGAATCAGCGAGCCGGTCCCTGTTGCCCAGACATTCACCTATGCAAATCCGGAATTAGATATCGATTTAACTACGTTAACTCAATTAGATACGATGGTGACTGTTGTCGATGCTAACCGCTTCTGGCAGGATTTTGCCTCTGGAGATAGTCTACTGGATCGTAACCAGACAGCCGGGGAAGATGACTTCCGTGATATCGCCGACCTGTTGGTCGATCAGATTGAAACCTGTGATGTGCTGCTGCTTAACAAATGTGATCTGGTGGATGAAGAGGAATTAAGTAAACTTGAGGTTGTACTGCGTAAACTTCAGCCATCTGCCAAGATCATTCGTACGGTAAAAGGAGTAGTAGACCCGCAGGAAATCCTCAACACCGGATTATTCGATTTTGAGACAACCAGCCTCTCTTCTGGCTGGATCACGGAGTTAAGCAAGGAAGGGCATACACCTGAGAGCGAGGAGTATGGTATAACCTCCTTCGTATATAGACGTAGAGCACCGTTCCACCCCCAAAGATTAAATGAATTCTTCAGCAATTGGCCGGAAGAAGTGGTACGGGCCAAAGGTCTGGTTTGGCTTGCAGCTGAGGGAGATGTGGCAGCCAGTTTGAGTCAGGCGGGTCCTTCAATTCAGTTTGGACCTGCAGGCTATTGGCTGGCTACAATGCCCGAAGATCAGCAGCTTGAGGTTCTGGAGAGCGAACCGGAAGTTAAAGCCAAGTGGGACAAGCAGTGGGGTGACCGCCTGAATGAGCTTGTTTTTATCGGATTAAGTTTAGAACGTTCTGTAATCGAAGCCCGGTTAGACAGCTGTCTCCTCACACAGGAAGAGATGGGGCAGGATTGGAGTACCTTTGAGAATCCGCTTCCATGGCCTGTGGTTGAATGGCTTGCAGCAGCGATGGACTAG
- a CDS encoding GNAT family N-acetyltransferase, translating to MTLNTWPAEQSILLQGWILRSAAGYTKRANSVNPLYGTDESDDEIRKKVKLAEAYYVDAGLKPVFKITPYIQPADLDKILEGSGYSVVEPSSVRVLDLNRLPAPNSQYSLQIQNECSEEWLNVFAELTELSHENRKTLHRMLSASTLKQGYALLLKEGVPIACGLGIIQHGYMGIYDIVTAQAHRRQGMAEQLLMGMLHWGKQQGASSSFLQVVQANRGACALYDKLGFEEIYQYWYRVRN from the coding sequence ATCACATTAAATACGTGGCCCGCGGAGCAGAGTATTCTTTTGCAGGGGTGGATTTTGCGATCAGCAGCGGGATACACGAAAAGGGCTAATTCGGTTAACCCGTTATATGGAACGGACGAATCTGACGATGAGATTAGGAAGAAAGTCAAGCTGGCAGAGGCGTATTATGTGGATGCGGGGCTGAAGCCTGTTTTTAAAATCACCCCTTATATTCAGCCTGCGGATCTGGATAAGATCCTTGAAGGCTCCGGCTATAGTGTAGTAGAGCCTTCCTCCGTCCGGGTGCTGGATCTGAATAGGCTTCCAGCCCCTAATTCGCAATATTCATTACAGATTCAAAATGAATGTAGCGAGGAGTGGCTGAATGTTTTTGCCGAATTGACAGAATTGTCCCATGAGAACCGTAAAACACTTCACAGAATGCTCTCTGCCTCAACTTTGAAGCAGGGATATGCCCTGTTGCTTAAGGAAGGGGTTCCAATCGCATGCGGGCTAGGGATCATTCAACACGGGTACATGGGAATCTATGATATTGTTACCGCTCAAGCTCATCGCAGACAAGGCATGGCAGAGCAACTGCTTATGGGAATGCTTCATTGGGGTAAGCAGCAAGGCGCTTCGTCCTCTTTCCTCCAAGTGGTTCAGGCTAATCGGGGGGCTTGTGCTTTGTATGACAAATTAGGTTTTGAAGAGATTTATCAATATTGGTACAGGGTTAGAAATTGA